In Hallerella succinigenes, the following are encoded in one genomic region:
- the hpf gene encoding ribosome hibernation-promoting factor, HPF/YfiA family, whose protein sequence is MEVQIAARHCTISDTLQATLKDAVDALGKFYPNITSASIVLDKISDLSRHVAISLNVKGATVVASADEETMGKAIDVAFERAKVQLKKANEKQSAHQAESMAEVTAAAQK, encoded by the coding sequence ATGGAAGTTCAAATTGCCGCTCGTCATTGCACTATTTCTGATACTCTTCAAGCTACCCTTAAAGATGCAGTGGACGCACTTGGAAAATTCTATCCGAACATTACTTCTGCTTCCATCGTTCTCGACAAGATCAGCGATCTCAGTCGCCATGTGGCAATTTCTCTGAATGTGAAGGGCGCAACCGTCGTCGCCTCCGCAGACGAAGAAACAATGGGAAAAGCGATTGATGTCGCTTTTGAACGCGCGAAAGTGCAGCTCAAGAAGGCTAACGAAAAGCAGAGCGCCCATCAGGCGGAATCGATGGCAGAAGTCACCGCTGCTGCACAAAAGTAA
- a CDS encoding MlaD family protein — protein MNSKISMHGNKRMLFGVLFLASLIFLLWYFFHPLSPYNERTHYTAAFSVVGPIGSGSNVKIGGLPKGRILGMHKTDSCIYVTFEVVSTVSIPKDSKLTFTTVGFLGNHEICIHLGTSDTVYTSKDTIFNTLFDKGLNTALAEFNATLETTLALLDTIEKDSDRQKLDRVIRKGKNLVATANSDMESWKNEAKTLFENLSSSADKLQNSFEKLKSDAGTLEGDGSELLSKLEQLTTSVENTKIQSKNVLEKLARNDNTAALVMQKGSEVSKQLDAIRASAQALIADVKKHGIKLNVDIF, from the coding sequence ATGAATAGCAAGATTTCGATGCACGGCAACAAGCGAATGCTCTTCGGCGTTCTGTTCCTTGCCAGTCTCATCTTCTTGCTCTGGTATTTTTTTCACCCTCTCAGCCCTTATAACGAGCGCACCCATTACACCGCCGCCTTTAGCGTTGTCGGTCCCATCGGCAGTGGAAGCAATGTGAAAATCGGCGGACTCCCCAAAGGCCGTATTCTGGGAATGCACAAAACAGATTCCTGTATCTACGTCACCTTCGAAGTGGTCTCCACAGTTTCTATTCCCAAGGATTCGAAACTCACCTTTACGACAGTCGGATTCCTCGGCAACCACGAAATCTGCATCCATCTCGGCACCTCCGATACAGTCTACACATCCAAGGATACGATTTTTAATACTCTCTTCGATAAGGGATTGAACACCGCCCTCGCCGAATTCAATGCAACTCTCGAAACAACCCTCGCCCTGCTCGACACCATCGAAAAAGATTCCGACCGTCAAAAGCTTGACCGCGTGATTCGCAAAGGCAAGAACTTGGTCGCAACCGCAAACAGCGACATGGAAAGTTGGAAAAACGAAGCGAAAACCCTCTTTGAAAATCTTTCCTCTTCCGCAGACAAGCTTCAGAATTCCTTTGAAAAGTTGAAGTCCGACGCAGGCACCCTCGAAGGAGACGGCTCCGAACTGCTGTCCAAACTGGAACAGTTGACAACTTCCGTCGAAAATACCAAAATCCAGTCGAAAAACGTTCTGGAAAAGCTCGCTCGAAACGACAACACCGCCGCTCTCGTGATGCAAAAAGGCAGCGAAGTTTCTAAACAGCTGGATGCAATCCGAGCAAGTGCACAGGCCCTCATCGCTGACGTTAAAAAACACGGCATCAAGCTGAACGTAGACATCTTCTAA
- the lptB gene encoding LPS export ABC transporter ATP-binding protein: MKNLIRTIRTDKICKIYNGRKVVNDVSISVSQGEIVGLLGPNGAGKTTSFYMIVGMVRPDSGHIFLDDVEMTEKPMFRRARLGVGYLPQEASIFRKLSVQDNIMAILETQGYSRKERKERLEQLLEEFKITHIRKTKSMSCSGGERRRLEIARALAANPDFLLLDEPFAGIDPIAVADIQAIISSLKDKGMGILITDHNVRETLSITDRAYIMYKSQVLTEGTSDYLASNEEAKRIYLGESFRLD, translated from the coding sequence ATGAAAAACCTCATTCGAACCATTCGCACGGATAAGATTTGCAAAATCTACAACGGTCGTAAAGTGGTGAACGACGTTTCGATCAGCGTTTCCCAGGGAGAAATCGTCGGCCTTCTCGGTCCGAACGGTGCCGGCAAAACGACTTCATTCTACATGATTGTGGGCATGGTCCGTCCGGATTCCGGTCACATCTTCTTGGACGATGTGGAAATGACCGAAAAGCCGATGTTCCGCCGTGCAAGACTCGGCGTCGGCTATCTTCCACAGGAAGCTTCAATCTTTCGCAAGCTGAGTGTCCAGGACAACATCATGGCAATCCTCGAAACTCAAGGCTACAGCCGCAAGGAACGCAAGGAACGCTTGGAACAGCTCCTCGAAGAATTCAAAATTACGCACATCCGCAAAACGAAATCGATGAGTTGCTCCGGTGGCGAAAGAAGACGCTTAGAAATCGCCCGCGCACTCGCCGCAAACCCGGACTTTTTGCTGCTCGACGAACCGTTCGCAGGCATCGACCCGATCGCCGTCGCCGACATTCAAGCGATCATTTCCAGTTTAAAAGACAAGGGCATGGGAATCCTCATCACGGACCACAACGTACGTGAAACGCTTTCCATCACAGACCGCGCCTACATCATGTACAAAAGCCAGGTTCTGACCGAAGGCACTTCCGACTACCTCGCAAGCAACGAAGAAGCGAAGCGTATTTACCTCGGTGAATCTTTCCGCCTGGACTAA
- the lptC gene encoding LPS export ABC transporter periplasmic protein LptC — MAYFLLGNLKHLRRTLALSACIFLTILSTACEDAEENSPPPGFEAVERPTMLFTDTTLLDFYEKEKLSWKVKTAYLERWGSTEKIFAKPILVDIFDSAGERSAFLRADSGTLDSKMNYVYAYGHVYALTPKGASVRADSLLWNKKDNLVKTESYVRVVSEDGDVLQGKGFVSDAKMENWHILSDVTGIFQDAARRLKEEDNKQSENIVEDVPAPHRPPVQKQPVPNKAVPGGRK; from the coding sequence ATGGCATATTTTTTGCTAGGCAATCTAAAACATTTACGGCGGACGCTCGCGCTGAGCGCCTGCATTTTTTTGACCATTCTTTCGACTGCCTGCGAAGATGCCGAAGAAAACAGCCCACCGCCGGGCTTTGAAGCAGTCGAACGTCCAACGATGCTCTTCACGGACACGACCCTGCTCGATTTTTATGAAAAAGAAAAACTTTCATGGAAGGTGAAGACCGCCTATCTGGAACGCTGGGGCAGCACCGAAAAAATTTTTGCAAAGCCGATTCTTGTCGACATTTTTGATTCCGCGGGAGAACGCTCCGCATTTTTAAGGGCTGATTCAGGAACTCTCGACAGCAAGATGAATTACGTCTACGCTTATGGACATGTTTACGCGCTAACCCCGAAAGGCGCTTCTGTTCGAGCGGACTCTCTTTTGTGGAATAAAAAAGACAACCTGGTGAAAACCGAAAGCTACGTCCGCGTGGTAAGCGAAGACGGCGACGTTCTCCAGGGAAAAGGCTTTGTAAGCGACGCAAAAATGGAAAACTGGCACATTCTTTCCGATGTCACAGGAATTTTTCAGGACGCAGCCAGACGCTTAAAGGAAGAAGACAATAAGCAAAGCGAAAACATTGTAGAAGATGTGCCTGCTCCGCATCGACCGCCTGTACAAAAGCAGCCCGTTCCAAATAAAGCGGTTCCGGGAGGCAGAAAATGA
- the hprK gene encoding HPr(Ser) kinase/phosphatase, with protein sequence MAYYCFNNQDIKRRALCPVLDFFKHFQKPLKLKLHTPENSLKTNISHIGIHRPGLAMSGYLSVYNPDQIQMIGSTEWSYLESVGSEAREYIFAKLSEFRSPMWVLTHNLTPHQELLNMCVKQNVPLMTTELSTFDFAKETQRFLEQYFAEYTSVHASLVDVYGVGMLYVGDSNVGKSECVLDLVERGHRLVADDSVRITRIGDTLIGRSEALIKHHMEIRGIGIIDVKSMFGIKSVRRKKKIEVVIELQPWQQGMTYERTGLSNAYEEILGVKVPKVLIPVAPGKSLTVISEVIAMNALMKMNGVDAAKEFNANLLKVIQDKAQGLFKDDGFNDVLIGTTYE encoded by the coding sequence GTGGCATACTACTGTTTTAACAATCAAGATATCAAGCGCCGAGCCCTGTGCCCGGTTCTTGATTTTTTTAAACACTTCCAGAAACCGCTGAAGCTCAAGCTTCACACGCCGGAAAATTCCTTAAAAACCAATATTTCTCATATCGGGATTCATCGTCCGGGCCTTGCGATGTCCGGGTATCTTTCTGTTTATAATCCCGATCAAATCCAGATGATCGGCTCCACGGAATGGAGCTATCTAGAAAGCGTCGGCAGCGAAGCCCGCGAATATATTTTCGCCAAGCTTTCTGAATTTCGATCTCCCATGTGGGTGCTGACACACAATTTGACGCCGCATCAAGAACTTTTGAACATGTGCGTCAAACAGAACGTTCCGCTCATGACAACGGAACTTTCGACCTTTGACTTTGCAAAAGAAACGCAGCGTTTCCTTGAACAGTATTTTGCGGAATATACGTCCGTCCATGCGAGCCTCGTTGACGTTTACGGCGTGGGCATGCTCTACGTGGGCGACAGCAACGTCGGCAAATCCGAATGCGTGCTCGATCTTGTGGAACGCGGTCACCGCCTGGTTGCAGACGACTCCGTTCGCATCACGCGCATCGGCGATACGCTCATCGGTCGCTCAGAAGCCCTGATCAAACATCACATGGAAATCCGCGGCATCGGCATCATCGATGTCAAATCCATGTTCGGTATCAAATCCGTGCGACGAAAAAAGAAGATCGAAGTCGTCATAGAACTGCAACCGTGGCAGCAGGGTATGACTTACGAACGCACGGGCCTTTCCAACGCATACGAAGAAATCCTCGGAGTTAAGGTTCCCAAAGTTTTGATTCCGGTCGCTCCGGGCAAGAGCCTAACCGTAATTTCCGAAGTCATCGCCATGAACGCGCTCATGAAAATGAACGGCGTGGACGCCGCCAAGGAATTTAATGCTAATTTGTTGAAAGTCATTCAAGATAAGGCGCAAGGCCTTTTCAAGGATGACGGTTTTAACGACGTTCTGATCGGTACCACGTATGAATAG
- the rpoN gene encoding RNA polymerase factor sigma-54: MDLGIQLKQGMKLDQNLSPQMLQSIKMLQMNTIELQAAITQEIETNPLLEAEEPVDNRMESLDEPVRESSGVDGDDNSHDLMEPGIENSIDWNQYMEDGFRNSEAPYKDLGGRDPDEDLRPEPTRGLSMQELLKNQLREWKRSPQIVKIVEYLIGCVGDNGFLAPADKDLLLDENAEEQKDPDIAEVEEVLQNKKPLEEASYPVQEAFHVLQSFTPPGIGARNLRECFLIQAYRIPDFSPLAIQILEKHFDALTELRYAAIAKALNKSTEEVQKAVHELHVLSPHPGAQINNTPTQSIVPDMEVVKTGEGKFKVVMRYEHIPRLHINETYRKILQQPNASKKDKDYVRDKLNAANTFIKSVDNRRSTIELVMNAILEKQHDFFAKGPENLKPMILQDIADEVKRDPSTVNRVTNGKYVDTPYGIYELKQFFSSGIIQSDGSAVGSAKILDTIKDLVANEDRSAPLSDQAIADALEKQGMKVARRTVAKYREELKILPARHRKALK, encoded by the coding sequence ATGGATTTAGGAATTCAATTAAAGCAAGGCATGAAGTTGGATCAGAATCTGTCCCCGCAGATGCTGCAGTCCATTAAAATGCTCCAGATGAACACGATCGAACTCCAGGCGGCAATCACTCAGGAGATCGAAACGAACCCGCTCCTCGAAGCAGAAGAGCCTGTCGATAACCGCATGGAATCCTTGGATGAACCGGTACGCGAAAGCTCGGGCGTCGATGGTGACGACAACAGCCACGATCTGATGGAACCCGGTATCGAAAATTCGATCGACTGGAATCAGTATATGGAAGACGGGTTCCGCAATTCCGAAGCGCCGTATAAAGATTTGGGCGGCAGGGATCCCGATGAAGACCTGCGCCCGGAACCGACGCGCGGCCTCAGCATGCAGGAGCTCTTAAAGAATCAGCTTCGCGAATGGAAACGTTCTCCGCAGATTGTGAAGATCGTGGAATATCTCATCGGCTGCGTCGGCGACAACGGCTTCCTCGCACCCGCCGACAAAGATCTTTTACTCGATGAAAATGCCGAAGAACAAAAAGACCCGGACATTGCCGAAGTCGAAGAAGTTCTGCAGAACAAAAAACCTTTAGAAGAAGCCTCTTACCCTGTGCAAGAAGCGTTCCACGTTCTACAATCCTTTACTCCGCCGGGAATCGGCGCTCGCAACCTGCGCGAATGCTTTTTGATTCAAGCCTACCGCATCCCGGACTTTTCCCCTCTTGCGATCCAGATTCTGGAAAAGCATTTCGACGCCCTGACCGAGCTCCGCTACGCAGCCATCGCCAAAGCTTTAAACAAAAGTACGGAAGAAGTGCAAAAAGCGGTCCACGAGCTGCATGTGCTTTCTCCGCATCCAGGCGCCCAGATTAACAACACGCCAACCCAGTCGATTGTCCCCGACATGGAAGTCGTCAAAACAGGCGAAGGAAAGTTCAAGGTCGTCATGCGCTACGAACACATTCCTCGCTTGCACATCAACGAGACCTACCGCAAAATTTTACAGCAGCCGAATGCGAGCAAAAAAGACAAGGACTATGTGCGCGACAAGCTCAACGCCGCGAACACGTTTATCAAAAGCGTGGACAATCGCCGCAGCACAATCGAACTTGTGATGAATGCGATTCTCGAAAAGCAACACGACTTCTTTGCCAAAGGCCCTGAAAATCTAAAGCCGATGATTCTGCAAGACATCGCCGATGAAGTCAAGCGCGACCCGAGTACGGTCAACCGCGTCACGAACGGCAAATACGTCGACACGCCTTACGGTATTTACGAGCTCAAGCAGTTCTTCAGCTCGGGCATCATCCAGAGCGACGGCAGCGCTGTCGGCTCGGCAAAGATCCTCGACACGATCAAGGACCTTGTCGCAAACGAAGACCGCTCAGCTCCGCTTTCCGACCAGGCGATTGCCGATGCCCTCGAAAAACAGGGCATGAAGGTCGCCCGCCGCACGGTCGCCAAATACCGAGAAGAACTGAAAATTCTGCCCGCAAGGCATCGAAAAGCCTTAAAATAA
- a CDS encoding glucokinase has translation MELKWCNPEAEFDRLVLAIDIGGTNTNLALVACKEGKFTLVMKADYASSQINGLEEPIAETLRIAAEKRADLKPSHCCISAAGPVADNRCVMTNLKWSVDGNDLASKFGFPVLVVNDFIAISYGIPTLNVNDSKQIYKIPHLDGSTPESKPTTKAVIGPGTGMGVSFLAYDGKKYIPASSEGGHMTFAPFDKDMQDFRDYMEKRIGAVPGVEPLCSGMGLAHLYEWWRDTKGVPQNDAFKKIEETVWNDRPKYISRASDTDPVAAEMMRLFVKMLARYASDVCTLLLPFGGFYLAGGTVQKDLRWLVNNNLFMEYFEKNYNPNIQPLLKKIPVYVIKDYSISLYGAANASVCLQK, from the coding sequence ATGGAATTAAAATGGTGCAACCCAGAAGCTGAATTTGATCGTCTCGTTTTAGCCATTGATATCGGCGGTACGAATACAAATTTGGCACTTGTTGCCTGCAAAGAAGGCAAGTTTACCCTGGTGATGAAGGCGGACTACGCTTCTTCTCAAATCAACGGTCTTGAAGAACCGATTGCGGAAACCCTTCGAATTGCTGCGGAAAAGCGTGCGGATTTGAAGCCGAGCCATTGTTGCATCAGCGCGGCAGGTCCTGTTGCCGATAACCGCTGCGTGATGACGAACCTCAAATGGAGCGTGGACGGTAACGATCTCGCAAGTAAGTTCGGTTTCCCGGTGCTCGTCGTGAACGACTTTATCGCAATCAGCTACGGAATTCCGACTTTGAACGTGAACGATTCGAAACAGATTTATAAGATTCCTCACTTGGACGGTTCGACCCCGGAATCAAAACCGACGACCAAGGCGGTGATCGGCCCGGGTACGGGCATGGGCGTTTCTTTCCTCGCTTATGACGGCAAGAAGTACATTCCGGCGAGTTCGGAAGGCGGTCACATGACCTTTGCCCCGTTCGACAAGGATATGCAGGACTTCCGCGATTACATGGAAAAGCGCATTGGCGCAGTTCCGGGCGTGGAACCTCTCTGCTCCGGCATGGGCCTTGCGCACCTTTATGAATGGTGGCGCGATACGAAGGGCGTTCCGCAGAACGATGCGTTCAAGAAAATCGAAGAAACGGTCTGGAACGACCGTCCAAAGTATATTAGCCGTGCAAGCGATACGGATCCGGTTGCTGCCGAAATGATGCGCCTTTTTGTGAAGATGCTTGCCCGTTATGCCAGTGACGTGTGCACGCTCCTCCTTCCGTTTGGCGGTTTCTACCTCGCCGGCGGTACGGTGCAAAAGGATTTGCGCTGGCTCGTGAACAACAATCTGTTCATGGAATACTTTGAAAAGAATTACAACCCGAACATCCAGCCGCTCTTGAAGAAGATTCCGGTGTACGTGATCAAGGATTACAGCATTAGCCTTTACGGCGCTGCAAATGCAAGCGTTTGCTTGCAGAAGTAA